The sequence ATGTGCAAAAATTGAAATCCATAGCCAATTCTCTAGCAGAAATCAACAATCCAATCTCAAATTCAGACATGGTTTTGCAACTTCTTGCTGGTTTACCAACTCAATACTCACCCTTCAAAAACACAATATCATCAATGTGTCCTCTCCCCAATTTTGAACAAGCTTCTTCCATGTTGTATATGCAACAGGACTTATTATCATTACAGGTCAGAAAGCAAACGATTCTtcgaaaaattacattatatatttaaaattaaagtgatatacatttttttttctaattgcaGGATCGTGAGGAGAAATTGAAAGCTGATGCTGGTGTTGCTAGTGCAGAGAAATCGTCTGGTTTTTGGACAGCTGATACGTTTCATACTGTAATTGATactgttgaatgccttgaattggacccgttacaaacagaaaggacgggggtctcgctgcccggtcagcgagtcggggggtccaggggggcgacgcgccccctggcctgggggtccgggggggcggaatcgcccccggcccgacggtatacaatgttattgtattgggcccttaattatctgttaattctgtatgttgggcccaagcctgttagggcgtagcttagcactatatatagacgctatggcaaaccctattctgtaattctgttcttgcctctccataataaaactgctctccctccttcccgtggacgtagccaatttattggtgaaccacgtaaatctgttgtcttgtttttcgcgtttatattttctcgtattatctcgaattccgcataacaaattggtatcagagcctctcggttaatcggtgttcttggagaattcgagatgtctgctttgaacgtgaaaatcgacaaattcacagggaggaacagtttcagtttatggcagatcaagatgcgggctttgttgaaacagcaaggtttctgggcgccgttgtcgaaagacaagaacgccgtcgttactcctgagatggcgattctggaggaaaaggcgcattcgacgatcatgctgtgtctcgcggatgacgtcatcacggaagtctcggatgaagagactgctgctggtctgtggttgaagctggagagtttgtacatgacaaaatctctaaccaacaagctgcttctgaaacaacgtctattcggtttacgaatggctgaaggtacacaactcagggaacatttagagcaattgaatactttgttattagaattgcgtaatatcgatgtgaagatcgaggatgaagatgctgccctaattctgttagtatctctcccaatgtcgtttgagaattttgttcaatcgttcattgttgggaaagatactgtgtcgctggaagaagtcagatcggcccttcatagcagggaattacggcataaggctaacggcacaagtacggacatacagccttccggtctgttcaccagtagcggaaagggaaggaaaaacggcggaaagaaaaataagccgatgtcgaagggtgcaaagccagatgatgtttgtaattactgcaaggagaagggacattggaaatttgattgtccgaagaagaagaagcaatcggaaaaacaatcagtttctgctgctgttgctgaagaagacaccaattctgaagaagacattgccctagttgcggatgagcacactcatcattcagatgtgtgggttctcgattctggggcatcctatcacatctgtcctaggagagagtggttcacgacttatgagcagatagacggaggcagcatctcgatggccaacagttctgtctgcaaggtggttgggacaggctcgatcaagataaggacacatgacggtagcttctgcacattgaacgaggtcaggcacgttccattgatgacgaaaaatctgatatctctcagttctttggacagcaagggattcagctggtcgggaaaagatggagtcttgcgggtctggaagggttcaaatctgattctgaaaggtgtcatgcgtggtactttgtattttctacaaggttccacggttacaggttcagcccatgttgcatcgtcagaagttcaccaggaggatatgactaagttatggcacatgagacttggtcatatgggtgaaagagggatgcaaattctgtcaaaggaggatcttcttgctggtcataaggttaaaagcctagagttttgtgaacattgtgtctttggaaaactacatcgcaacaagtttccaaaggccattcacagaacaaaaggcactcttgattatatccattctgattgctggggtccatgccgtgttgagtctttgggaggctgcagattttttgtgtccatgattgatgactactcaaggatgacttgggtgtacatgatgaagcataaaagtgaagctttccagaagttcaaggagtggaaaattttgatggaaaatcaaacagggaagaagatcaagaggttgcgaactgataatgggctggaattctgctggtctgaatttgatcaattctgtaaggatgaagggattgctcgacatcgtacagtcagaaatacaccacagcagaacggtgtagctgagcggatgaatcaaacacttctggagagagcaaggtgcatgctctctaatgctgggctagatagaagattctgggcagaagcggttagtacagcttgctacttgattaaccgcggaccacatacaggcatacagtgcaaaacacctatggagatgtggtcaggaaaagttgctgattattcaaatctgaaagcttttggttgtacggcttactatcacgtcagtgaaggtaagttagaaccaagagctaaaaagggagtatttgtgggctacggagatggagtgaaaggtttcagaatctggtctccagcagaaaagagggttattatgagcaggaacgttgtctttgatgaaagttctctgcttagaaccattgtgaagcctacaactacgtcagaaactgggagtcttgataaacaggtggagtttcaagtcattcagaacgagagcgatttgaaagaacctgaagaggaggatcaagagccacagacagaaactgatattccagaatctatgccatcagatatccatcggagtatagctcaagatcggccaaggagggttggagttcggccacctacgaggtatggttttgaggacatggtgggttatgcactgcaggttgctgaagaggtagatacatctgagccgtctacttacaaagaagccattttaagttctgattctgaaaaatggtttgccgctatgggagatgagatggagtccctacacaagaatcagacatgggatctggtcatacagccttcggggagaaagattattacttgcaaatgggttttcaagaagaaggaagggatatcaccagcagaaggagtcaagtataaagccagggttgttgccagaggtttcaaccaaagagagggagtggactacaatgagatcttctcaccagtggtcagacatacttccatccgagtgttactagcgattgttacacatcagaatctggagcttgaacaacttgatgtgaagacagcgtttctacatggagagttggaggaagagatatacatgactcagccggatggtttccaagttccagggaaggaaaatcacgtctgcaagttgaagaagtccttatatggacttaagcagtctccaaggcagtggtacaaaaggtttgacagctatatggtgaagttgggatatactcggagctcatatgattgttgtgtctactacaataggctcaaggatgattcattcatctatctggtgctttatgtagatgatatgctgatagctgcaaagaagaagtatgacattcagaagctgaagggtttacttagtgctgagtttgagatgaaggatctgggagccgctcggaagattctagggatggagatcattagagacagagagagaaggaaacttttcttgtcacagagaagctacattcagaaggtcttggcgaggtttggcatgtcttcatctaagcctattgatacccccagtgctgccaatatccatctcactgccatgttcgctccacagtcagaagaagagaaggagtatatgtcacgagtcccttatgccagtgccgtaggaagtttgatgtatgct comes from Solanum pennellii chromosome 1, SPENNV200 and encodes:
- the LOC107031374 gene encoding uncharacterized protein LOC107031374 — protein: MSFRKDESDNSSTDDDQIMQIQLKIQFHSTIKGDLETIESYVQKLKSIANSLAEINNPISNSDMVLQLLAGLPTQYSPFKNTISSMCPLPNFEQASSMLYMQQDLLSLQDREEKLKADAGVASAEKSSGFWTADTFHTVIDTLSIAVAAVGAVGTVCAAVGTLGTVVGAVGTASASRVIVVGAVTAVAGWKIWQTVPRK